A single region of the Sphaeramia orbicularis chromosome 6, fSphaOr1.1, whole genome shotgun sequence genome encodes:
- the mansc4 gene encoding MANSC domain-containing protein 4 — MHVTWGLLTVFGLLCHTEAKCSPTSYYKNCWIRRFPGIFIDIEESQRRGAQLLKHYQEETALKCSRTCCLTRNFSCNLAIFHYDATQENVNCFHLHCPTLESCILSHRSNVVLYNITKGVDPDLLVFGKYFTSNVRVLPHHYTRVNASEHLGSDKRQFIHPPPPPVLPLTSAPTVKTPTTMTGAPTTTVTAPQSTTQPTTVSTATAGFSPPSTTTPNRDAHNSSSLPSSTTPQSQSFTMPHTHTTITTTLGVYNTPTTAAFSSTLEPTSSLQSLTPTSTDQYTTSFSQSVTSPAASTDVMGNIESSKQYPNDTKGSMGRNHTSGGDAEHGVTNGEDTWGDLGPGWHVATHTLLVAVAICITLLLSCCCSILLVVSWRGQRKRMGRYRTSWRGKTGSMRLIKYVLVRESS; from the exons ATGCATGTCACATGGGGTTTGCTGACGGTTTTCGGTCTGCTGTGCCACACTGAGGCCAAGTGCTCACCGACCTCCTACTACAAGAACTGTTGGATTCGACGATTCCCTGGGATTTTCATCGATATCGAGGAGTCTCAGAGAAGAGGAGCTCAGCTTTTGAAGCATTATCAGGAGGAGACGGCTCTGAAATGCAGCCGCACCTGCTGCCTCACGAGGAACT tTTCCTGTAATTTGGCTATTTTTCACTATGATGCAACCCAAGAAAACGTGAACTGCTTCCACCTGCACTGTCCCACACTGGAGAGCTGTATTCTCAGCCACAGAAGCAACGTTGTTCTTTACAACATCactaagg GTGTGGATCCGGACCTGTTGGTGTTTGGTAAATACTTCACATCCAATGTACGCGTGTTACCCCACCACTATACCCGAGTCAACGCCTCAGAGCATCTGGGCTCAGACAAGCGCCAGTTCATCCATCCACCTCCGCCCCCGGTGCTGCCTCTGACATCAGCCCCCACGGTAAAGACCCCCACCACAATGACCGGAGCGCCGACCACCACCGTCACCGCACCGCAGAGCACCACTCAACCTACGACGGTTTCCACGGCTACAGCTGGCTTCTCCCCTCCTTCGACAACAACCCCGAACAGAGATGCACATAATTCATCATCACTGCCTTCCTCCACCACTCCTCAGTCACAGAGCTTTACAatgcctcacacacacaccaccatcaccaccacccttGGAGTTTACAACACCCCGACCACTGCTGCTTTCTCCTCCACCCTGGAGCCTACATCATCTCTACAGTCCCTCACACCCACCTCTACTGACCAGTACACCACCAGCTTTTCCCAGTCAGTCACCAGTCCTGCAGCTTCCACTGATGTTATGGGTAACATAGAAAGCAGCAAGCAGTACCCCAATGACACCAAAGGCAGCATGGGGAGAAACCACACATCAGGAGGCGACGCTGAGCACGGCGTTACGAATGGAGAAGACACTTGGGGAGATCTGGGACCTGGATGGCATGTGGCCACTCACACGTTGCTGGTTGCCGTAGCGATCTGTATCACACTGTTGCTGAGCTGCTGCTGCTCCATTCTGCTGGTTGTGAGCTGGAGGGGTCAGAGGAAGAGGATGGGACGCTACCGTACATCGTGGAGAGGGAAGACAGGCTCCATGCGCCTGATTAAATATGTTCTAGTCAGAGAGAGCTCCTGA